Proteins from a genomic interval of Pantoea deleyi:
- a CDS encoding DUF6404 family protein, with the protein MNGMMKFVRGWLVFSVLWGVFMWFMSWQAQGKEPGLAVLTSLYAGLIYQALITMVGRYRARRQQA; encoded by the coding sequence ATGAATGGCATGATGAAGTTCGTCCGCGGCTGGCTGGTATTCTCTGTTCTGTGGGGCGTATTCATGTGGTTTATGTCATGGCAGGCGCAGGGCAAAGAGCCTGGCCTGGCGGTTCTGACCAGTCTCTACGCCGGTTTAATCTATCAGGCGTTGATCACGATGGTGGGCCGCTACCGGGCGCGGCGCCAACAGGCGTAA
- a CDS encoding SulP family inorganic anion transporter, which translates to MTQSNDKAATGVVAGDISVGRVLRSPALLTRECLAGVITALALIPEVISFSVIAGVDPKVSLIASVVLCLTLSILGGRPAMVTAAAGSVALVIGPMVHQHGVEYILPAVVLGGVIQILFGVAGLSRMMRYIPRSVMLGFVNALGVLIFFAQVPHVWGQSSLVWIFFAATLAIVLLLPRLIKSIPSPLVAIVVVTAVALLMGYRMPNVGDEGSMSPGLPGFNSLLVPLNLQTLLIIWPTALSIAFVGLMESLLTAKLVDDLTDTPSSKRRESWGLGVANILAGFYGGIAGCAMIGQTIVNVELGRARSRVSTVAAGLVLLLLVTGLSRIMAQIPMVVLAGIMMVVAVKTVNWHSLQPATLKRMPWSETLIMVLTVAVTVWTGNLALGVLAGVILAMLLFARRIAHVIHAERELSADGESVRYVVRGPLFFASSNDLFEHFDYAHDPKKVTIDLTHAQIWDASSVAALDGIEYRYQRYGAEVVIEGLDPRSTDFHQRLTGNFG; encoded by the coding sequence ATGACTCAATCCAATGATAAGGCCGCAACCGGCGTTGTGGCTGGTGATATCAGCGTGGGGCGCGTTCTGCGTTCGCCTGCGCTGCTGACCCGCGAATGCCTGGCCGGGGTGATTACGGCGCTGGCCCTCATCCCAGAAGTGATCTCCTTTTCCGTTATCGCGGGCGTTGACCCGAAAGTCAGCCTGATCGCCTCTGTCGTGCTCTGCCTGACGCTGTCGATCCTGGGTGGCCGTCCGGCAATGGTGACGGCGGCCGCCGGATCGGTGGCGCTGGTTATCGGCCCGATGGTGCATCAGCACGGCGTGGAATATATTCTGCCCGCCGTGGTACTGGGCGGCGTGATTCAGATCCTGTTTGGCGTGGCGGGTCTGTCGCGCATGATGCGCTATATTCCCCGCTCCGTGATGCTGGGGTTTGTGAATGCGCTTGGGGTGCTGATTTTCTTTGCTCAGGTGCCGCACGTCTGGGGGCAATCCTCACTGGTCTGGATCTTTTTTGCCGCCACCCTGGCTATTGTGCTGTTGCTGCCGCGGCTGATAAAGAGCATCCCCTCTCCGCTGGTCGCCATTGTCGTGGTCACGGCCGTGGCGCTGCTGATGGGCTATCGCATGCCGAATGTCGGTGATGAGGGATCGATGAGTCCGGGTCTGCCCGGCTTTAACAGCCTGCTGGTGCCCCTGAACCTTCAGACGCTGCTGATTATCTGGCCTACCGCGCTGAGTATCGCCTTCGTCGGCCTGATGGAGTCGCTGCTGACCGCCAAACTGGTGGATGACCTGACCGATACCCCCTCCAGCAAGCGTCGCGAATCCTGGGGCCTGGGTGTCGCCAATATTCTGGCGGGCTTCTATGGCGGGATCGCCGGCTGCGCGATGATCGGTCAGACCATCGTCAACGTGGAGCTGGGCCGGGCGCGCAGTCGGGTTTCAACGGTCGCCGCCGGTCTGGTTCTGCTGCTGCTGGTGACCGGGCTGAGCCGGATTATGGCGCAGATTCCGATGGTGGTGCTGGCCGGAATCATGATGGTCGTGGCCGTGAAAACCGTCAACTGGCACAGCCTGCAGCCTGCTACCCTGAAGCGTATGCCGTGGTCCGAAACGCTGATTATGGTGCTGACGGTCGCGGTGACGGTCTGGACCGGGAACCTGGCGCTGGGCGTGCTGGCTGGCGTGATTCTGGCCATGCTGCTGTTTGCCCGCCGTATTGCTCATGTTATCCATGCAGAACGTGAGCTGAGCGCAGATGGCGAATCGGTGCGCTACGTGGTGCGCGGCCCGCTCTTTTTTGCCAGCAGCAACGATCTGTTCGAGCATTTCGATTATGCCCACGATCCGAAAAAGGTGACGATCGATCTGACCCATGCGCAGATCTGGGATGCCTCCAGCGTCGCGGCGCTGGATGGCATTGAGTATCGCTATCAGCGTTATGGTGCAGAAGTGGTGATTGAGGGTCTGGACCCGCGCAGCACCGACTTCCATCAGCGTCTGACCGGTAACTTTGGTTAA
- a CDS encoding DUF2000 domain-containing protein: MQDLRCVMILNSMLTPGKAANAAAVMALTLGQRYPSLVGPPLEDAAIHPSPGLITTGIPVLVATDTQLSALRAACEQAGYDLVLFPEAGQATTDYQALRTELRTQPREQWRLLGIALVGEKKALRKLTAKLALFG; encoded by the coding sequence ATGCAGGACCTCAGATGTGTGATGATACTCAACAGCATGCTGACACCCGGTAAAGCCGCCAATGCGGCTGCCGTGATGGCCTTAACCCTGGGGCAGCGATACCCGTCGCTGGTTGGCCCGCCGCTTGAGGATGCGGCGATTCACCCCTCTCCCGGCCTGATCACCACCGGCATTCCGGTGCTGGTCGCCACCGACACGCAGCTGAGTGCGCTGCGGGCAGCCTGTGAACAGGCCGGTTATGATCTGGTGCTGTTTCCGGAAGCGGGTCAGGCCACCACCGACTATCAGGCGCTGCGCACCGAACTGCGCACTCAGCCGAGGGAGCAGTGGCGTCTGCTGGGCATCGCCCTTGTCGGCGAGAAAAAAGCGCTGCGTAAGCTGACGGCAAAACTGGCGCTTTTCGGCTGA
- a CDS encoding MarR family winged helix-turn-helix transcriptional regulator: protein MSQQTRTFTHLLHLTAHAWRLAVDRHLKDSGLSMSSWMAIGLIASEPQRMTQTELAQMLGLEDASMVPLVDRLVKQSLLMRVQPPEDRRKRHLVLTEKGNEAFARVKTEADALRTEMLADIAPQDLAVTERVLQQLLSRMGSM from the coding sequence TTGTCTCAGCAAACGCGTACTTTTACCCACTTACTGCATCTTACCGCGCACGCCTGGCGCCTGGCGGTCGATCGTCACCTTAAAGATAGCGGCCTGAGCATGAGCAGCTGGATGGCGATCGGCCTGATTGCCAGCGAACCGCAACGCATGACCCAGACCGAGCTGGCGCAGATGCTGGGACTGGAAGATGCCAGCATGGTGCCGCTGGTAGACCGGCTGGTAAAACAGTCGCTGCTGATGCGGGTACAGCCGCCAGAGGATCGCCGCAAACGGCATCTGGTGCTGACGGAAAAGGGCAACGAAGCGTTCGCCAGAGTCAAGACAGAGGCTGACGCGCTGCGCACCGAAATGCTGGCGGATATCGCTCCGCAGGATCTGGCCGTCACCGAGCGCGTCCTGCAACAACTGCTGAGCCGCATGGGAAGCATGTAA
- the pgsA gene encoding CDP-diacylglycerol--glycerol-3-phosphate 3-phosphatidyltransferase, whose amino-acid sequence MQLNIPTCLTLFRVVLIPFFVLAFYLPFHWAPLATALIFVFAAITDWFDGFLARRWKQTTRFGAFLDPVADKVMVAIALVLVAEYFHAWWITLPAATMIAREIIISALREWMAEIGKRSSVSVSWIGKVKTTAQMFSLFALLWRPDATVVAVGVVALYIAAVLTFWSMFQYLSAARGDLLEP is encoded by the coding sequence ATGCAATTAAACATCCCGACGTGTCTCACCCTGTTTCGAGTCGTGCTCATTCCGTTCTTTGTGCTGGCTTTCTATCTGCCGTTTCACTGGGCGCCGCTGGCGACCGCCTTAATCTTTGTTTTTGCAGCCATCACGGACTGGTTCGACGGTTTTCTGGCACGTCGCTGGAAGCAGACGACGCGCTTCGGGGCCTTTCTCGACCCGGTTGCGGACAAGGTGATGGTGGCGATTGCGCTGGTGCTGGTAGCCGAATATTTCCACGCCTGGTGGATTACGCTGCCTGCCGCGACCATGATTGCGCGTGAGATCATTATCTCTGCGCTGCGTGAGTGGATGGCGGAAATTGGCAAGCGCAGCAGCGTCTCGGTTTCCTGGATTGGTAAGGTCAAAACGACCGCGCAGATGTTCTCCCTGTTTGCGCTGCTGTGGCGTCCGGATGCCACCGTCGTCGCGGTGGGTGTGGTGGCGTTGTACATCGCTGCCGTGCTGACATTCTGGTCAATGTTCCAGTATTTAAGCGCCGCGCGTGGCGATCTGCTCGAACCGTGA
- a CDS encoding efflux transporter outer membrane subunit translates to MRPHSLIAALALLLSGCATQVEKAPASLLIPDAWRGQVGPSAAPEAAWWRAFHDENLNRLVSQALRNNPDILTARSRVDQYRAQLRAAEGDNLPSVSAGVAATRERTLSSVTGQPYETDIFQGLLKANYDVDLWGARSSSITAAQATLAAQQAAASAAELTIASSVASGYFNLCALDEQLRVTEATLASRSHSLKLAQRQFETGYTSRLEWMQAASEYQSASAQLPLLQHQIAQQENALSILAGMNPRSIARRQQFDQISPQPMPSLLPSALLNRRPDIVQAQRQLLAADASLASSQAKLLPGLNLTATGTLQSSVLHQLADNPFRLWSVGGSILAPLLNREALTAQVDVSMATRNQALYGYEKVVRNAFAEVSDAVDAIRQREAQLRALQQQESYVKEALRIARNRYQNGYASYLDELDAQRTLFSTQLNLVTVKSNLLLAQIDLYRALGGGWRATPAS, encoded by the coding sequence ATGAGGCCGCACTCTCTGATCGCCGCGCTGGCCCTGCTGCTGTCGGGCTGCGCAACCCAGGTTGAGAAGGCACCCGCTTCGCTGCTGATCCCGGACGCCTGGCGCGGCCAGGTCGGGCCATCGGCGGCGCCCGAGGCGGCGTGGTGGCGCGCATTTCATGATGAGAATCTTAACCGCCTGGTCAGCCAGGCGCTGCGTAACAATCCCGATATTCTCACGGCGCGATCCCGGGTGGATCAGTATCGCGCCCAGCTGCGCGCCGCCGAGGGCGATAACCTCCCCAGCGTGAGCGCCGGCGTGGCCGCGACCCGCGAGCGCACGCTCTCGTCGGTCACGGGCCAGCCTTATGAAACCGATATTTTTCAGGGGCTGCTGAAGGCGAACTACGATGTGGACCTCTGGGGCGCACGCAGCAGCAGCATCACGGCGGCGCAGGCGACGTTAGCGGCGCAGCAGGCCGCCGCCTCTGCCGCCGAACTGACGATTGCCAGTTCGGTGGCGTCCGGCTATTTCAACCTCTGCGCGCTGGATGAGCAGTTGCGGGTCACCGAGGCGACGCTGGCGAGCCGCAGTCATTCGCTGAAGCTGGCGCAGCGTCAGTTTGAAACCGGGTATACCTCCCGGCTGGAGTGGATGCAGGCGGCGTCGGAGTACCAGTCGGCCAGCGCCCAGCTGCCGCTGCTGCAGCATCAGATCGCCCAGCAGGAGAACGCGCTCAGCATCCTGGCCGGCATGAATCCGCGCAGCATCGCCCGCCGTCAGCAGTTTGATCAGATTTCACCGCAGCCGATGCCGTCGCTGCTGCCCTCGGCGCTGCTTAATCGTCGTCCGGATATCGTCCAGGCGCAGCGCCAGCTGCTGGCGGCGGATGCCAGCCTCGCCTCATCGCAGGCGAAACTCCTGCCGGGCCTGAATCTCACCGCCACCGGCACCCTGCAGAGTTCGGTGCTGCATCAGCTCGCGGACAACCCGTTCCGGCTCTGGAGTGTGGGGGGCAGTATCCTTGCGCCGCTGCTGAACCGCGAAGCGCTGACGGCGCAGGTCGATGTCTCGATGGCGACGCGAAATCAGGCGCTCTATGGCTATGAAAAAGTGGTGCGCAACGCCTTCGCAGAAGTCAGTGACGCCGTCGACGCCATCAGGCAGCGTGAAGCGCAGCTCAGGGCGCTGCAACAGCAGGAGAGCTACGTGAAGGAAGCGCTGCGTATCGCCCGCAACCGCTACCAGAACGGCTACGCCTCCTATCTGGATGAACTGGACGCGCAGCGTACCCTGTTTTCGACCCAGCTGAACCTGGTGACGGTGAAAAGCAACCTGCTGCTGGCGCAGATCGACCTCTACCGGGCGCTGGGCGGTGGCTGGAGAGCGACGCCAGCGTCATAA
- a CDS encoding AraC family transcriptional regulator yields the protein MPQPSANWVDLRRDAASGIEALRAHFTGHAYDPHWHDSYLIGVTEQGVQQFHSRRKQHQSRPGTVFMLEPEELHDGDAINDSGFTYRMLYLSPQQIAQHLPPLTADGAAARELHFATTLRDDRSLAYAVWHAFDALWHNHPALIKEAALDRLAAQLSPHRQTPRPVQAVDQDTRLALQARDWLMAYHAENPGLAQMALHLQVDRFRLSRVFRAHWGLPPHAWLVQWRLSQARRRLAQGEPAADVAAALGFADQSHLGRWFKRACQLSPARYQHACTNLPDPA from the coding sequence ATGCCACAGCCATCAGCAAACTGGGTTGACCTGCGCCGTGACGCCGCCAGCGGCATCGAGGCGCTGCGCGCCCATTTTACCGGTCATGCCTATGATCCTCACTGGCACGACAGCTACCTGATCGGCGTGACCGAACAAGGTGTACAGCAGTTTCATTCGCGGCGCAAACAGCATCAGAGCCGCCCAGGCACGGTCTTTATGCTGGAGCCGGAAGAGTTGCATGACGGTGATGCCATCAACGACAGCGGTTTCACCTACCGGATGCTCTATCTTTCGCCGCAGCAGATCGCGCAGCACCTGCCTCCGCTCACGGCCGACGGGGCCGCCGCCCGTGAGCTGCACTTTGCCACCACGCTGCGCGACGACCGGTCGCTGGCGTACGCGGTCTGGCATGCGTTCGACGCCCTGTGGCATAACCACCCTGCCCTGATTAAAGAGGCGGCGCTCGATCGGCTCGCGGCTCAGCTCTCCCCGCACCGCCAGACGCCACGGCCCGTTCAGGCTGTGGATCAGGATACCCGGCTGGCGCTGCAGGCGCGTGACTGGCTGATGGCGTATCATGCAGAGAACCCTGGCCTGGCGCAGATGGCGCTTCACCTGCAGGTGGATCGCTTCCGGCTCTCCCGCGTTTTCCGGGCGCACTGGGGACTGCCCCCGCACGCCTGGCTGGTGCAGTGGCGGCTGAGTCAGGCGCGTCGCCGGCTGGCACAGGGCGAGCCCGCTGCCGACGTGGCTGCCGCGCTGGGCTTCGCCGATCAGAGTCATCTGGGCCGCTGGTTTAAGCGCGCCTGCCAGCTGTCGCCCGCGCGCTATCAGCATGCCTGCACAAATCTTCCAGACCCGGCTTAA
- a CDS encoding HlyD family secretion protein, translating to MSQQDELQAAERERATRRRILSIAAGSGIVVLGVLVILYAWQLWPFTSAIQSTENAYVRGQVTFISPQVNGYLTSVEVIDLQPVKKGQLLMTIDDRIYRQRVHQAQAQLAMKQAALNNNLQQRRSAEATIQSNRAALENARAQALKSGFDLKRVENLTADGSLSVRERDAARAASAQAQAQVRQAAAQIAVAEQNLQTVIVNRGALEGDVASARAALELAEIDLANTRITAPDDGQLGQLSVRTGAYVTAGTRLTSVVPNHKWIIANLKETQLAHIRPGLPVSIRVDALDGKRFNGQVEFISPAAGSEFSAISPDNATGNFVKIAQRIPVRIRINEQDMAQLRPGMSVEVDIDTAAQPAAEGTP from the coding sequence ATGAGTCAGCAGGATGAGCTTCAGGCGGCCGAACGCGAACGCGCAACTCGTCGCCGTATCCTTTCCATCGCCGCGGGCAGCGGCATCGTCGTCCTTGGCGTACTGGTCATTCTCTATGCCTGGCAGCTCTGGCCCTTTACCAGCGCCATACAGAGCACCGAGAACGCCTATGTGCGCGGTCAGGTGACCTTTATCAGTCCGCAGGTCAATGGCTATCTCACCTCGGTGGAGGTGATCGATCTGCAGCCGGTGAAAAAAGGGCAGCTGCTGATGACGATTGATGACCGTATCTATCGCCAGCGGGTGCATCAGGCGCAGGCGCAGCTGGCAATGAAGCAGGCGGCGCTGAACAATAACCTGCAGCAGCGGCGCAGCGCAGAAGCCACGATTCAGAGCAACAGGGCGGCGCTGGAGAATGCCAGAGCCCAGGCGCTGAAGAGCGGCTTCGACCTGAAGCGCGTCGAAAACCTTACGGCAGATGGATCGCTGTCCGTGCGTGAGCGCGATGCTGCCCGCGCCGCCAGCGCGCAGGCGCAGGCGCAGGTGCGCCAGGCCGCCGCCCAGATCGCCGTCGCTGAGCAGAATCTGCAAACCGTGATCGTCAACCGTGGCGCGCTGGAGGGCGATGTCGCCAGCGCCCGCGCCGCGCTGGAGCTGGCGGAGATCGACCTGGCGAACACCCGGATTACCGCGCCCGACGACGGGCAGCTCGGCCAGCTCTCGGTGCGCACCGGCGCTTACGTCACCGCCGGAACGCGCCTGACCTCTGTGGTACCGAACCACAAATGGATCATCGCTAACCTGAAAGAGACCCAGCTGGCGCACATCCGCCCCGGCCTGCCGGTGAGCATCCGGGTTGATGCGCTGGATGGTAAGCGCTTTAACGGCCAGGTGGAGTTTATCTCACCGGCGGCGGGCTCGGAGTTCAGCGCCATTTCCCCCGACAACGCCACCGGTAACTTCGTCAAAATCGCCCAGCGGATCCCGGTTCGTATCCGCATCAATGAGCAGGATATGGCGCAGCTGCGTCCGGGGATGTCGGTGGAAGTGGATATCGACACCGCCGCGCAGCCTGCCGCAGAGGGAACGCCATGA
- a CDS encoding MFS transporter: MAKRNPYAAREWLPHEKPMLPGSPSTPLHPMPKRLAFGLIGLLISLTGALSNALVTANLVNLQGTFAAWSNEIAWLPAVYVMGNISINLLLVKFRQQFGLRVFTEAFLVLYVLVAFFHLFANDLSSAIIVRTAHGMVAAALSSLGIYYQVQAWPAKHRLKALVIGLTVSQLAIPLARLFSSELLQLNEWRGLYLFELGLALIALGGVLLVKLPPGDRIKTFEKMDFVTFILLAPGMALLCGVLTLGRIEWWFTTPWLGICTAIALTLIVAAIVIEHNRRNPLINTRWLSSGMMVRLGIVMIMIRIVLAEQNTGAVGFLQQIGLQNDQMRGLALAIIAGVIVGIAASALTIKPNHLSWPIVASLVVMIIASLMDAQSSPLTRATEMYFSQFLLGFSSAFFMAPAMLMGIGSVVTQPKNLVSFVVLFGMSQNLGGLIGSAILGTFQVWREKYHSSLLGDQLSLLDPNVTERLSQYNALFNSLVGDDVLRGAQSTSQLQTVATLQANVLAYNDTYLLTAALALITLMWVIWRLTRRRYLDWRQAQFNLREQQQMAALQESTEKQ, encoded by the coding sequence GTGGCAAAGCGAAATCCCTACGCTGCACGCGAGTGGTTGCCGCATGAAAAACCGATGCTGCCGGGTTCACCTTCAACCCCGCTGCATCCGATGCCGAAACGGCTGGCGTTTGGCCTGATTGGCCTGCTGATTTCGCTGACCGGCGCGCTGAGCAACGCGCTGGTCACCGCCAATCTGGTTAATCTGCAGGGGACGTTTGCGGCCTGGTCTAACGAGATCGCCTGGCTGCCTGCGGTCTACGTGATGGGCAATATCTCCATCAACCTGTTGCTGGTGAAGTTTCGCCAGCAGTTTGGTCTGCGGGTCTTTACCGAAGCGTTTCTGGTGCTCTATGTGCTGGTGGCGTTTTTCCACTTGTTCGCCAACGACCTCAGCTCCGCGATTATCGTGCGCACCGCCCACGGCATGGTGGCGGCAGCCCTCAGCTCGCTGGGGATCTACTATCAGGTGCAGGCGTGGCCCGCGAAACATCGTCTGAAAGCGCTGGTTATTGGCCTGACGGTGTCGCAGCTGGCGATCCCCCTGGCCCGTCTGTTTTCCTCCGAACTGCTGCAGCTCAACGAGTGGCGCGGTCTCTACCTGTTTGAACTCGGTCTGGCGCTGATTGCGCTGGGCGGCGTGCTGCTCGTCAAGCTGCCGCCCGGCGATCGCATCAAAACCTTTGAAAAGATGGATTTCGTCACCTTCATCCTGCTGGCTCCCGGCATGGCGCTGCTGTGCGGCGTCCTGACGCTGGGGCGCATCGAATGGTGGTTTACTACGCCGTGGCTGGGGATCTGTACCGCCATCGCCCTGACGCTGATCGTCGCGGCCATCGTTATTGAGCACAACCGGCGCAACCCGCTGATCAACACCCGCTGGCTCAGCAGCGGCATGATGGTGCGGCTCGGCATCGTGATGATTATGATCCGTATCGTGCTGGCCGAGCAGAACACCGGCGCGGTCGGTTTTCTGCAGCAGATTGGCCTGCAGAACGATCAGATGCGCGGCCTGGCGCTGGCGATCATTGCCGGAGTGATTGTGGGTATCGCCGCCAGTGCGCTGACCATCAAACCCAACCACCTCAGCTGGCCGATTGTCGCCTCACTGGTGGTGATGATTATTGCGTCGCTGATGGATGCGCAGTCCAGCCCGCTGACCCGCGCCACCGAGATGTATTTCAGTCAGTTTCTGCTGGGCTTCAGCAGCGCCTTCTTTATGGCGCCCGCGATGCTGATGGGGATCGGCAGCGTAGTGACGCAGCCAAAAAATCTGGTGAGCTTTGTGGTGCTGTTTGGCATGAGTCAGAACCTGGGCGGCCTGATCGGCTCGGCGATCCTCGGCACGTTTCAGGTCTGGCGGGAGAAGTATCACTCCAGCCTGCTGGGGGATCAGCTCTCTCTGCTCGACCCCAACGTCACCGAACGGCTCAGCCAGTACAATGCCCTGTTTAACTCGCTGGTGGGCGACGACGTGCTGCGCGGCGCGCAGAGCACCAGCCAGTTGCAGACGGTGGCCACGCTGCAGGCCAACGTCCTCGCCTATAACGACACCTACCTGTTAACCGCCGCGCTGGCACTCATTACCCTGATGTGGGTGATCTGGCGCTTAACCCGGCGTCGTTATCTCGACTGGCGTCAGGCGCAATTTAACCTGCGTGAGCAGCAACAGATGGCCGCATTACAGGAATCAACGGAGAAACAATGA
- a CDS encoding beta-ketoacyl synthase chain length factor: protein MRLTYSLVDWQALAPGLHGSEAWQDWAQQGDAIDPAGAMAKPQFLPMMTARRLSGGSRAAVECGLALLARQQVDAIVFTSRHGELERNLRILTTLADQQPMSPTDFAMSVHNSAVGSLTIAAKAPLVSTSIAAGIDSFQQGLIEVSALHQAGYQQVLLVDFDGIVPDYYLPWLAEQPVNVPYAVALLLRAGDALHCTGQAASEPVTSPGLPQSLGFLQQWLAGSAAFSLPGERLTWHWRRRDG, encoded by the coding sequence ATGAGACTCACTTACTCGCTGGTCGACTGGCAGGCGCTGGCTCCCGGATTACACGGAAGCGAGGCCTGGCAGGACTGGGCGCAACAGGGCGACGCGATCGATCCCGCCGGCGCGATGGCGAAGCCGCAGTTTTTACCGATGATGACGGCGCGTCGTCTGAGCGGCGGCAGTCGTGCGGCGGTAGAGTGCGGGCTGGCACTGCTGGCGCGTCAGCAGGTTGACGCGATCGTCTTCACCAGCCGTCACGGTGAACTGGAGCGTAATCTGCGTATCCTCACCACCCTGGCCGATCAGCAGCCGATGTCACCCACGGATTTCGCGATGTCGGTTCATAATTCCGCGGTCGGCAGCCTGACCATTGCCGCGAAAGCGCCGCTGGTCTCGACCTCCATCGCCGCGGGCATCGACTCCTTTCAGCAGGGGCTGATTGAAGTCAGTGCGCTGCATCAGGCGGGCTATCAGCAGGTGCTGCTGGTCGATTTTGACGGCATCGTGCCTGACTACTATCTGCCGTGGCTGGCGGAGCAGCCTGTCAATGTTCCCTATGCGGTGGCGCTGCTGCTGCGTGCGGGAGACGCGTTGCACTGCACGGGCCAGGCGGCATCTGAGCCGGTGACGTCGCCGGGATTGCCGCAGAGCCTGGGGTTTCTGCAGCAGTGGCTGGCGGGGTCGGCCGCCTTTTCGCTGCCGGGCGAGCGCCTGACGTGGCACTGGAGGCGACGCGATGGCTGA
- a CDS encoding biofilm/acid-resistance regulator YmgB/AriR — MQDSLPRTDKEISDYFNAAASRPAGQMETLGIVIAEILQSGMPVNNKAIISKLIHRLELESDRASLDVYRQLLELVVHKTPDDFSL; from the coding sequence ATGCAAGATAGTCTCCCCCGGACCGATAAAGAAATTTCCGATTATTTTAATGCGGCGGCCAGCCGGCCAGCCGGCCAGATGGAAACCCTGGGTATTGTGATTGCAGAAATCCTGCAGTCCGGCATGCCCGTAAATAACAAAGCCATTATCTCTAAGCTGATTCACCGGCTGGAGCTGGAAAGCGACCGGGCGTCGCTGGATGTCTACCGGCAGCTGCTAGAACTGGTGGTCCACAAAACGCCGGACGATTTTTCACTGTAA